GAAAAGCTATTGTACAAGGATACAAATACGGAAGGGCACTTGGAAAAATGTCTTTAGTATTTGGAGAAAATAAGGAATTAGAAAAGATTGATGTTGCAGTAGATACTTTATACAAGAGAAAATCTGAATTAATTGCAGATACTACTGGAGATTCAATTTACAATAAGTATGATCAAAAGCTTGAGCCAATCACTTCTAAGGTTGTTGGATACACAGCTACTGAATTACCACATGAAAGATATTCTAAGGAGCCTTCAGCTTTAGGAACTTTAATCTGTGAGTACTTAGGTAAGGCTGCAGGTACTGATATTGCTATCACTAATGGTGGTGGAATCAGAACTTCATTAAATGCTGGAGACGTTACTTTAGGAGAATTATATGAAGTATTACCTTTTGATAACTTCTTAGTGAAGATGGACTTAAAAGGATCTCATATAAAGGCATTACTTGAACATGGTATTGGAAATGAAGATATTGGTATGGTTCAATACTCAGGTATTGATGTAACATATGATGCTACTAAAGAAGTTGGACAAAAGATCTCTTCTATGAAAGTTAATGGAGTAGAAGTAGAAATGGATAAGGTATATAGTGTAGCTACTAATGACTTTATCTACAACATTGATAACCCAGCTAAGGGTGGAGATGGTTTTGACTTTGCTGGAGCTATGAATGTGGAAATTTCTAAGGATGATATGAGAGAAGCAGTAGTTAAAGGTTTTGCAGCAACATTAGATAAGAAGGTTGAGCAAAAGCCTATGGTAGAAGTTAAGCCTGCAGCTAAATCTAAAGCTGTATACGTAGTTAAGGTTAATGATGTATTATGGAAAATTGGTAAAGCTCATGGTGTGGATTACAAGGAAATTATTAAGTTAAACAACTTAAAAAATCCTAATGTAATTGTACCAGGACAAAAATTATTAATTCCTGCTATGTAATTAATAATAAAGAGGGTGAGACAATTTGTCTTATCCTCTTTTTAAAAGTGAAGAATAGAGAGTTGTATTGTGTGTAAGCTAGAGGTGGGTGAACCTACTGCATTTCGATAAATAAAAAATATTTTCAGAGGTAAGTCACTATCAGGCTAGACAGGGTGAATGTGATAGTCAGGGTAGAGGGCTCACAATTGTTTACAGCAGAGGATGTTCTGATGTTCCACCTGCTGAAAAATTTTTCATTCATCTCAACTTGTAGGTAGCAGTAGTTTGTAGTATTTGAAAGAAGTATACTTATACAGCTTTTTATTTTTTACTTTTGAAGAAAGGATAATTGTTTATGAAGAAAATGATGAATGATAACAAATATAAAATAGGTGTATATGGAGTAGCTGTACTTATAATGGTCATAGTGGGATTTATGAATTTGGGCAGTGAGTATTATGATAGGGCCTTAGCGAAAAGGGGAGAGACTGTGGATGCTAGGGTAATAAAGATGTATTTGGATGATAGGGATGATAAGGAATCTACTAGGAGTTATAGGACTCAGGAGTTTGAGGTGGAAATAACTAGTGCAGGACATAAGGGCGAGACTTATGTTATGAGAAATACTATAGAAGTGATGGATGTATATAATATAGAGGTTGAAGTGGGAGAGAATATAGTTCTTACTTTGATGGAGGATGAGAATAAGAAGGTGGAGAATCTTCATATTTATGATAAGTCTAGGGAAATATACATATATTTATTTGTCTGTTTCTTCTTTGTAATTCTATTGGTTATAGGAGGAAAAAGTGGAGTTAAATCCATATTTACCTTAATATTTACAGGTTTTATGATAGTGAAACTTTTAATTCCACTAATATTAAAGGGGTATAATCCTATACTTATTACTGTACTTGTTTGTAGCGTTATAATAGCCATAACTCTTTTAATAATAGGAGATATGAGTAAAAAGACCTTATCAGCTATTATAGGAACCCTAGGTGGAGTTATAGTGGCTGGAGTACTTGCTATGATTGTAGGTAATCTATGTAAGATAACAGGTCTTGCAGATGAGGACATTCAGTCTTTAGTTTATATGACTAAAAATTATAATATGAATTTTAAGGGCATATTATTTTCTGCCATAATCATAGGGGCATTAGGTGCTGTAATGGATGTGAGTATATCCATAGCATCATCCATGTTTGAGATAAAGAGTATTAAACCAGATATTAAGAAGGGGAGTTTATTTAAATCTGGTATGAATATAGGTAAAGATATTATGGGATCTATGGCTAATACTTTAATATTAGCTTATACAGGTGGAGCCATGCAGCTTATGCTATTTTTCTTAGCATCAGGTGCAACTACTAAGGAAATAGTCAATCTGGAAATGGCCGCTGTAGAAATTATAAGGGCTCTATCGGGAAGTGTGGGGCTAGCTGCAACCATTCCTATTACAGCTATAAGTGTGATTCTAATAGACGATTTTTTGAAAGATAAAAAGAATAATAAAAAGAAGTAATACTAAAACTCCTAGATTAAATCTAGGGGTTTTAGTATTAAATTATATATTTTTTCTGTTAAACCTTTGTAAATCTTTCGTAACTACTTTTATGACTAAAAGGAGTACACTAGAGTTAAGATAAAGCTAGGAGGCGAAAGAAAAAATGTTGCGAGATAAAGTGCTAAAAATTATGGCAGTTGCCATGCTAGGGGGAGTCCTTTTATTTACTACAGCTTGTGGAAGTACTAAAATAACGGCCAGTATTTCGGCAGTTTCAACAGAGAAAGGTAAAGTAATAAATGAAAATATAAATATAGATAAACCCTATATAAAAGTTAATGGGAATTCTATTAAATTAGAGGGACTATCTGATGAAAATGTACAATCAAAGATTAATAACCATATAAAATATGAGTTAGAGGACTATATTAATTTAAAAGTACAGGATGAAAAATATATTTATGATGAATTTAATAAGGATGATAAGGACTATGAACCTAAAGAAGTTAAAGTAACCACTAAGAGCACATACAATAAAGACAATATATTATCTGTTGTGACTCATATTAATACGAGAGAAAGTGCAAATTATTCTTATGAAATTAAGAATACTTACAACATAGATTTAAAAACTGGACAAAATATTGAATTAGATAAGTTGTTTAAAAACAAGAATTATGTAGATGTTATACAAAAATATGTTGAAGATGAAATAGCTAAAAATCCAGAAGATTACAATACTAGTAGTGTGAATAATTCATTAAGACGAGATTATTACTTAGAAAAGGACAACCTTGTAATAGTATTTAAACCAGGAATGATAGCATCTTATAGTAAGGGGAATAGGGAATTTAAAATTCCTATTAAAAGTTTTGGAGATGATTTTAGTACTGATATTAAAATAGAAAGTTCAGCTGTAATTGTAGATAGAAAGCAAATAGCAATAGACGATAGGAGTTTAAAAAGTATTGTAAATATTCCTGTTATAAAGGATATAAAACTAAACATAGAGGGTGTAGATTATAAAGAAATACAAGATAATCTAAATAATTTATTTGAAAAGGAAGCAATGGAGTTTAGGGAAGAAATGTACGAAGATGCTAAAGTTGCCATGGAAGAGTCTGAAAAAATAGGGTATAAGTTAAGACCATATGTGGCAAATGTGACCTTTGATGAAAAATATAATAAGGGAAATTTACTTAGTATATATACTGTTTACTATACTTATACAGGTGGTGCCCATGGAAATCACCAAGATGTGGCTTATAATGTGGATTTAACTAACGGGAAAATATTAAAATTAAATGATATATTTAAAAATGAAGTAGATTATAAAAAAGTAATCAATGATGAAATCAATAAGCAAATAAGAGAAATACAGGAACAAGCAAAGGCTGAGGGTATAAGTAGGGGTGAAAAAGTAGAAGATATTTATTTACCACATAGGGGCTTTAAATCCATAAGAGATGATCATGGATTCTACTTTAAGGATGATTCTATAGTTATATACTTTGATTTGTATGAAATTGGTCCTTATGCGGCAGGAATAATAGAATTTCCTATAAAAATTTCAAATATAGGGGATAGTCTAAAAGATGAATATGTTATAAAATAGACCTAGATTTATTCTAGGTCTTATTTTTTGATGAAATCATTTGAATAATACCAATGGACATAACTCATCCTATTAAAAAAGTAATGAGAGAAAATATAATAGTAAAAGGAGTAGAAGATGAGAAGACGAAAGAAAAAGGGAGCAGATTTAAAGCTACTTAGTTATGAAGAGTATGTAGTAGTAAATGCAGAGGACTATAAGGGAAGATGGAGAGATTATTTTGGAAATGATAATCCAATATATATAGAAATCGGTACGGGCAGAGGACAGTTTATAACTACTTGGGCTAAAAATAATCCTCATATAAACTTTATTGCTATGGAAATGAAGGAAGAAGTTCTTTTAAAGGCCGTTGAAAAATCCCATGAAGCTAATTCTAAAAACATTGCCTTTCTATGGAAGGATGCTAATAAATTAGAAGAGTATTTTAATGAAAATGAGTTAAGCAGAATTTTTATAAATTTCTGTGACCCATGGCCTAAAAAGAGATGGGCAAAAAGAAGATTAACTCATCATAGCTTTTTAAATATGTACAAGACCCTATTAAAAGAAAGTGGAGAAGTACATTTTAAAACAGATAATGAAAAACTATTTGAATTTTCATTGAATGAATTTGCAGGAGCAGATTGGAAACTGAAGAATATTTCTTTAGATTTACATAATAGCGAATTTGAAGAAAATATTACTACAGAGTATGAGGACAAGTTTGTGGCTCAAGGTCTTAAAATATACAGATTAGAAGGTATGGCTAAATAAGAAAAGGTTATCTATTTTGATAACCTTCTCTTATTTTTTTGTAAGCTAATGGTATGTGAACTTACTTCAGTCATATAAATAAAAAATATTTTATAAGGTAAGTCACTATCAGACTAAATAGTGTGAATCTTATAAGTAGGGTAGAAGGTTCACAATTGTTTACAGCAGAGGATGTTCTGATGTTCCACCTTCTAAAAAATTTTCATTTATATTCCTTTGTAAGTAGCTAAAGTTTATTGAGTTTGAAAAAATAAACCCCAAACCCTAAACTCTAAACCTTGTGAGAACTTTAGTATGTTATTTAATAAAACTAAATTTATAAATGAGATTCGGATTTCATAAGTATATATATATTTCCCAGGCAAAGATAGGGATT
This is a stretch of genomic DNA from Anaeromicrobium sediminis. It encodes these proteins:
- a CDS encoding 5'-nucleotidase C-terminal domain-containing protein gives rise to the protein MKLRRITAMTLLVLMLTLAMFPVGTYAEETKQSTKTTVSEENVSTALDGKTVVDIITINDFHGNVKEDAREKGKNMGMSKVINAVKTYKEKNPNTIFVAAGDNYQGSAMSNLTYGSVVSEMFSALDTKVSAVGNHEFDWGVDKIENWSKDGGFKFLASNIYDTKTNEPVAWAKPYEIIEKDGIKIGFIGLTTVRTAYTTKAENIKGIEFRPVKESAEHWANYLKSEGKADVVLALTHVGSFQDRETGAITGEVVEKGLTSIDNLDGIISAHTHQSVAGHVNGKAIVQGYKYGRALGKMSLVFGENKELEKIDVAVDTLYKRKSELIADTTGDSIYNKYDQKLEPITSKVVGYTATELPHERYSKEPSALGTLICEYLGKAAGTDIAITNGGGIRTSLNAGDVTLGELYEVLPFDNFLVKMDLKGSHIKALLEHGIGNEDIGMVQYSGIDVTYDATKEVGQKISSMKVNGVEVEMDKVYSVATNDFIYNIDNPAKGGDGFDFAGAMNVEISKDDMREAVVKGFAATLDKKVEQKPMVEVKPAAKSKAVYVVKVNDVLWKIGKAHGVDYKEIIKLNNLKNPNVIVPGQKLLIPAM
- a CDS encoding YibE/F family protein, producing MKKMMNDNKYKIGVYGVAVLIMVIVGFMNLGSEYYDRALAKRGETVDARVIKMYLDDRDDKESTRSYRTQEFEVEITSAGHKGETYVMRNTIEVMDVYNIEVEVGENIVLTLMEDENKKVENLHIYDKSREIYIYLFVCFFFVILLVIGGKSGVKSIFTLIFTGFMIVKLLIPLILKGYNPILITVLVCSVIIAITLLIIGDMSKKTLSAIIGTLGGVIVAGVLAMIVGNLCKITGLADEDIQSLVYMTKNYNMNFKGILFSAIIIGALGAVMDVSISIASSMFEIKSIKPDIKKGSLFKSGMNIGKDIMGSMANTLILAYTGGAMQLMLFFLASGATTKEIVNLEMAAVEIIRALSGSVGLAATIPITAISVILIDDFLKDKKNNKKK
- a CDS encoding DUF3298 domain-containing protein: MLRDKVLKIMAVAMLGGVLLFTTACGSTKITASISAVSTEKGKVINENINIDKPYIKVNGNSIKLEGLSDENVQSKINNHIKYELEDYINLKVQDEKYIYDEFNKDDKDYEPKEVKVTTKSTYNKDNILSVVTHINTRESANYSYEIKNTYNIDLKTGQNIELDKLFKNKNYVDVIQKYVEDEIAKNPEDYNTSSVNNSLRRDYYLEKDNLVIVFKPGMIASYSKGNREFKIPIKSFGDDFSTDIKIESSAVIVDRKQIAIDDRSLKSIVNIPVIKDIKLNIEGVDYKEIQDNLNNLFEKEAMEFREEMYEDAKVAMEESEKIGYKLRPYVANVTFDEKYNKGNLLSIYTVYYTYTGGAHGNHQDVAYNVDLTNGKILKLNDIFKNEVDYKKVINDEINKQIREIQEQAKAEGISRGEKVEDIYLPHRGFKSIRDDHGFYFKDDSIVIYFDLYEIGPYAAGIIEFPIKISNIGDSLKDEYVIK
- the trmB gene encoding tRNA (guanosine(46)-N7)-methyltransferase TrmB — protein: MRRRKKKGADLKLLSYEEYVVVNAEDYKGRWRDYFGNDNPIYIEIGTGRGQFITTWAKNNPHINFIAMEMKEEVLLKAVEKSHEANSKNIAFLWKDANKLEEYFNENELSRIFINFCDPWPKKRWAKRRLTHHSFLNMYKTLLKESGEVHFKTDNEKLFEFSLNEFAGADWKLKNISLDLHNSEFEENITTEYEDKFVAQGLKIYRLEGMAK